A window from uncultured Desulfobacter sp. encodes these proteins:
- a CDS encoding YifB family Mg chelatase-like AAA ATPase, whose translation MIAKMKSCAVNGFEAMIVDVEIDITLGLPVFNMVGLAEAAVRESRDRVRSALQNAGYTFPMDRVVVNLAPADFKKEGTGLDLPVALGILCAQGLFETSTSASWLFAGELSLDGYLRPIKAALPFALAARDNGFKGIILPKENGAQAALVKDIDVLAPEHLAQVVDFLAGKADLAPLKPDLSMLLQTDERELENDFANVRGQTHVKRAMEVAAAGHHHILLNGPAGSGKSLMAKCLPGIMPEPSFEEAMEIAKVYSVAGVSREPGQPLGVRPFRSPHHSISDAGLVGGGTVPKPGEITLSHNGVLFLDELPEFRRSVLEVLRQPIEEGVITLARANAKATYPCRFMLAAAMNPCPCGNLTNPDRECTCTPAKIEQYKNKISGPLMDRMDILVEVPRLSFNEMTANGHREASRSIRKRVEKARDIQALRFEKAGTTYFSNADMGPKLLQQFCPLDAQSRRVVEQAMKQFNLSGRAYASILKLARTIADLADAPEILKPHVLEAVQYKRLDQARDDFS comes from the coding sequence ATGATAGCAAAAATGAAATCCTGTGCGGTCAACGGGTTTGAGGCCATGATTGTAGATGTCGAAATAGACATCACACTGGGACTGCCGGTATTCAACATGGTTGGATTGGCCGAAGCTGCCGTGCGGGAAAGCCGGGACAGGGTCCGATCTGCCCTTCAGAACGCCGGATACACCTTTCCCATGGACAGGGTGGTGGTGAACCTGGCACCGGCGGATTTCAAAAAAGAGGGAACCGGCCTGGACCTGCCCGTGGCGTTGGGAATTCTTTGTGCCCAGGGGTTGTTTGAGACATCCACCTCTGCATCCTGGCTGTTTGCCGGGGAGTTGTCCCTGGACGGCTACCTGCGGCCGATCAAAGCCGCCCTGCCCTTTGCCCTGGCCGCCCGGGACAATGGGTTCAAAGGCATCATCCTGCCCAAAGAAAACGGTGCCCAGGCGGCACTGGTGAAAGACATTGATGTCCTGGCGCCGGAACATCTGGCCCAGGTGGTGGATTTTCTGGCCGGAAAGGCCGACCTTGCGCCTCTGAAACCCGATCTGTCCATGCTTTTGCAGACCGATGAAAGGGAGCTGGAGAACGATTTTGCCAATGTCCGGGGCCAGACCCATGTCAAACGGGCCATGGAAGTTGCGGCAGCAGGCCACCACCATATTCTGCTCAATGGTCCGGCAGGATCAGGGAAAAGTTTGATGGCCAAATGTTTGCCGGGCATCATGCCCGAACCCTCCTTTGAAGAGGCCATGGAAATCGCCAAGGTCTATTCGGTGGCAGGCGTTTCCCGGGAACCGGGCCAGCCCTTGGGGGTACGGCCATTCAGGTCCCCCCATCATTCCATTTCCGATGCCGGCCTCGTGGGCGGCGGCACGGTGCCCAAGCCCGGGGAAATTACATTGTCCCACAACGGCGTTTTGTTTTTAGATGAGTTGCCGGAATTCAGGCGAAGTGTGCTGGAGGTCCTGCGTCAGCCCATAGAAGAGGGCGTCATCACCCTGGCCCGGGCCAACGCAAAGGCCACCTATCCATGCCGGTTTATGCTGGCAGCCGCCATGAATCCATGCCCCTGCGGCAACCTTACCAATCCGGACAGGGAATGCACCTGCACCCCGGCAAAAATTGAACAATACAAAAACAAAATTTCAGGTCCGCTCATGGACCGAATGGACATCCTGGTGGAAGTTCCCCGGTTGTCTTTTAATGAAATGACGGCAAACGGTCACCGGGAGGCATCCCGATCCATCCGAAAGCGCGTGGAAAAGGCCCGGGACATCCAGGCGCTTCGGTTTGAAAAAGCCGGGACAACGTATTTTTCCAATGCAGATATGGGTCCCAAACTTTTGCAGCAATTCTGCCCCCTGGATGCCCAAAGCCGCCGGGTGGTTGAACAGGCCATGAAGCAGTTTAACCTGTCCGGACGGGCCTATGCCTCCATATTAAAACTTGCCAGAACCATCGCAGACCTGGCAGACGCACCCGAAATTCTTAAACCCCATGTTCTTGAGGCAGTTCAGTACAAACGCCTGGACCAGGCCCGGGATGACTTCAGCTGA
- the aqpZ gene encoding aquaporin Z: protein MNKYGAEFFGTFWLVLGGCGSAVLAAAFPDVGIGLLGVSLAFGLTVLTMAFAIGHISGCHLNPAVSFGLWAGGRFPAKELLPYVIAQVLGAIVAGGVLYLIASGKPGFDLAAGFASNGYGAHSPGGYSLSAALITEVVMTMMFLVVILGATDERAPQGFAPIAIGLCLTLIHLISIPVTNTSVNPARSTGVALFAGDWAIAQLWLFWVAPIIGGILGAVVYRFIGSEK from the coding sequence ATGAACAAGTATGGTGCAGAGTTTTTTGGAACATTCTGGTTGGTTCTCGGTGGGTGTGGTAGTGCTGTTTTGGCCGCAGCGTTTCCGGATGTCGGCATCGGGCTGCTTGGTGTATCGCTGGCGTTTGGCCTCACTGTCCTTACAATGGCCTTTGCCATCGGACACATATCAGGCTGCCATTTGAATCCGGCCGTGTCGTTTGGCCTCTGGGCCGGCGGTCGTTTTCCGGCAAAAGAGCTGCTGCCCTATGTCATTGCGCAGGTCTTGGGCGCCATTGTTGCAGGTGGTGTTCTGTATTTGATTGCCAGTGGCAAGCCTGGGTTTGATCTTGCGGCCGGTTTTGCTTCAAACGGCTACGGCGCCCATTCCCCGGGTGGCTACAGTCTGTCGGCGGCACTGATCACTGAAGTGGTGATGACCATGATGTTTCTTGTGGTCATTCTTGGTGCCACCGACGAACGGGCGCCCCAGGGTTTCGCACCTATTGCCATCGGTTTGTGCCTGACGCTTATTCACTTAATCAGCATCCCGGTAACAAATACTTCCGTAAATCCGGCGCGCAGCACCGGTGTCGCTCTCTTTGCCGGCGATTGGGCGATTGCACAGCTTTGGCTTTTCTGGGTTGCCCCGATTATCGGCGGTATATTGGGTGCTGTGGTTTATCGTTTTATCGGCAGTGAGAAGTAA
- a CDS encoding Hsp33 family molecular chaperone HslO — protein MIKKDIFDHDVKAQFQASAKERLYRFMMADDQIKGVVVYATRMIKEMQANHELGPLETLVLGQAYIAAALISAPLKGRDRIAMNIQCSGPIKGLDVEANAFGEIRGYLKANPIEVENPEKIKWLSTLYGAGFLSVTRYIEDTKRPYTGQIALVHGSIAEDMAEYFLTSEQIPSGFCLSVAFDENETVIGAGGIFLQALPGAASNNVALAETMIREIDNLGNRFAQDQTPESIIENGFSDLSPRFLDSSRVEFYCRCSQERMADHLKNQPKEDRTDILANGPFPLELRCHHCNSAYQFSQEELTGILN, from the coding sequence ATGATAAAAAAAGACATATTTGACCATGATGTAAAAGCCCAGTTCCAAGCCTCGGCCAAAGAGCGGCTTTACCGTTTTATGATGGCGGATGATCAGATCAAAGGCGTGGTGGTTTATGCCACCCGGATGATCAAAGAGATGCAGGCAAACCATGAGCTTGGACCGTTGGAAACCCTGGTGCTCGGCCAGGCATACATTGCGGCAGCCTTGATAAGCGCGCCCTTGAAAGGCCGGGACCGCATTGCAATGAATATTCAGTGCTCGGGCCCCATTAAGGGTCTTGATGTGGAGGCCAATGCATTCGGGGAGATCCGCGGATATTTAAAGGCCAACCCCATTGAAGTGGAAAATCCGGAAAAAATTAAATGGCTGTCCACCCTTTACGGGGCGGGTTTTTTGTCGGTGACCCGATACATAGAGGATACGAAGCGGCCCTATACCGGCCAGATCGCCCTGGTCCACGGCTCCATTGCCGAGGATATGGCAGAATACTTTCTGACTTCGGAACAGATTCCTTCCGGCTTTTGCCTGAGTGTGGCCTTTGATGAAAATGAAACCGTTATTGGTGCCGGCGGCATCTTTTTGCAGGCACTGCCGGGTGCCGCCTCCAACAACGTTGCCCTGGCCGAAACCATGATCCGGGAAATCGATAATTTAGGCAACCGTTTTGCCCAGGATCAAACACCGGAGTCCATTATTGAAAATGGATTTTCTGATTTGTCACCGCGCTTTCTGGACAGTTCCCGGGTGGAATTTTACTGCCGGTGTTCCCAGGAGCGTATGGCGGACCACCTAAAAAACCAGCCCAAAGAAGACCGCACCGATATTCTGGCAAATGGTCCGTTTCCACTGGAACTTCGATGCCATCACTGCAATTCCGCCTATCAGTTCAGCCAGGAAGAACTAACCGGCATTCTCAACTAA
- a CDS encoding HD domain-containing protein, protein MMTHDDFLKIEKQFYAYATPFVDRAEDAYPFVLKQEHAARVCRAMEMLCLSLDLDGPTTARACAAAMVHDMGRFPQFAVFHTYSDARSKNHAALGCREIVRSKILSHLSVTDRRLILRAVALHNRPRLCGKYRRDLALLARLLRDADKIDILGVMKDHYLNPDASHGFITHDLPDDGEIPETTARELLDTRQNDLSHVNTLNSMRVFQAGMVYDLNFPAAAAAILNLDVIPILLGGIPPSELIIRLERALLKHLKALASRTTENTEGHGK, encoded by the coding sequence ATGATGACCCACGACGATTTTTTAAAAATAGAAAAGCAGTTCTACGCGTATGCCACGCCATTTGTGGACAGGGCCGAAGATGCCTACCCATTTGTGCTCAAACAGGAACACGCTGCCCGGGTTTGCAGGGCCATGGAAATGCTTTGCCTCTCCCTGGATCTTGACGGCCCGACCACTGCCCGTGCCTGTGCGGCTGCCATGGTTCATGATATGGGGCGATTCCCTCAGTTTGCTGTCTTTCATACCTATTCCGATGCCCGTTCCAAAAATCATGCAGCATTGGGGTGCAGGGAAATCGTGCGAAGCAAGATTCTTTCCCATCTATCCGTTACGGACCGGCGGCTGATTTTAAGGGCCGTGGCCCTGCATAACCGCCCCCGGCTTTGCGGAAAGTATAGACGTGATTTAGCGCTTCTGGCCCGGCTGCTCAGGGATGCGGATAAAATTGATATTTTGGGTGTAATGAAAGATCACTATCTGAATCCGGATGCAAGCCACGGTTTTATCACCCATGATCTGCCTGATGATGGTGAAATACCAGAAACAACTGCCCGCGAGCTTCTTGACACTCGGCAGAACGATTTAAGCCATGTCAACACGCTTAACAGTATGAGAGTGTTTCAGGCCGGTATGGTCTATGATTTGAATTTTCCTGCCGCTGCCGCCGCGATCCTGAACCTGGACGTCATTCCGATCCTGCTCGGCGGTATTCCGCCATCAGAATTAATTATCCGGCTGGAGCGGGCGCTTTTGAAACATCTAAAAGCGCTTGCTTCTCGAACCACGGAAAACACGGAAGGACACGGAAAATAG
- a CDS encoding DUF368 domain-containing protein produces MSFSSSATSATIKELLMGFCLGVANIIPGVSGGTFLLVFGIYERVFSILNQINKFFVFKCFGLIFSSFMHPVTGSKNVYTFFKETGFLFLFKLAAGTMAAIVALSSLMKYLLLHQFSVTYSFFFGLILVSIVIPIKMLRRFDVWAAVCLLAGIALTVWVSAMVNPYDKIKIKSDHLAKAYQAQSASAAGQATAAESGNPVSPVQGYSSGDYLYIAICGAIAISATVLPGVSGSLVLILMGSYFDVISAISELKALHFETFAFLGIFGLGVVFGGLLFARLVSFVLSRYYNPTMGFLGGLMAGSLYALWPFKETVFMAQQYVKQAGVAVRLENVAVQTNVNVLPTQDDPMIAAFAFFILGCIIMMFFVRKESTASASGL; encoded by the coding sequence ATGTCTTTTTCTTCTTCTGCGACTTCGGCGACCATAAAAGAGTTGCTCATGGGGTTCTGTTTAGGCGTTGCCAATATCATTCCCGGGGTTTCCGGCGGGACATTTCTGCTGGTATTTGGGATATATGAGCGGGTGTTTTCAATTTTAAATCAGATTAATAAATTCTTTGTTTTCAAATGCTTTGGGCTCATTTTTTCAAGCTTCATGCACCCGGTAACGGGGAGCAAAAACGTATATACGTTTTTTAAAGAAACCGGTTTTTTATTCCTGTTTAAACTTGCTGCCGGAACCATGGCTGCCATTGTCGCTCTGTCCAGTCTGATGAAATATCTTTTGCTTCACCAATTCAGTGTGACCTATTCATTTTTTTTCGGACTGATTCTGGTGTCAATTGTTATACCGATAAAGATGCTCAGACGTTTTGATGTTTGGGCCGCAGTTTGCCTTCTGGCCGGAATCGCGCTTACCGTGTGGGTATCAGCCATGGTCAATCCCTATGATAAGATTAAAATTAAATCTGATCATCTTGCCAAGGCCTATCAGGCCCAATCCGCTTCTGCTGCCGGGCAGGCAACTGCGGCTGAATCCGGCAACCCTGTTTCGCCGGTTCAAGGATATTCGTCTGGGGACTATCTGTATATTGCAATTTGCGGTGCAATTGCTATTTCAGCTACCGTGCTGCCGGGGGTCAGCGGTTCCCTGGTACTGATTTTAATGGGTAGCTATTTTGATGTTATTTCAGCCATTTCCGAATTGAAGGCCCTGCATTTTGAGACCTTTGCTTTTTTAGGAATATTCGGTTTGGGGGTGGTGTTTGGCGGCCTTTTGTTTGCCCGGCTGGTCAGCTTTGTTTTATCCCGGTACTATAATCCCACCATGGGCTTTTTAGGCGGATTGATGGCCGGTTCATTATACGCGTTGTGGCCCTTTAAGGAGACTGTGTTCATGGCCCAGCAGTATGTGAAACAGGCTGGGGTTGCCGTTCGTCTTGAAAATGTGGCGGTCCAGACCAATGTAAATGTCCTGCCGACCCAAGATGATCCCATGATTGCAGCGTTTGCTTTTTTCATTCTTGGTTGCATTATCATGATGTTTTTTGTCAGAAAAGAATCCACCGCTTCGGCATCGGGTCTCTGA
- a CDS encoding protein-L-isoaspartate(D-aspartate) O-methyltransferase, with translation MTEEPTKFSRWRKDMVERQIIARGISDPLVLQSMSLVPRHLFVSEALVDSAYGDFPLPIGEGQTISQPFIIAEMTQGLGLTGQDRVLEIGTGSGYQAAVLSRIVYRVYTIERNNTLYLRTRKLFDQMKYHNIVTRYSDGTQGWKAESPFDAIMVTAGGNKIPEPLVDQLVEGGRLIMPVGGLHSQELLRIEKTSTGIRTFNLGGCRFVKLIGEHGWPS, from the coding sequence ATGACCGAAGAACCCACAAAATTTTCGCGCTGGCGTAAAGATATGGTTGAAAGGCAGATCATTGCCAGGGGGATCAGCGATCCTTTGGTGCTCCAGTCCATGAGTCTGGTGCCCCGGCATCTTTTTGTCAGTGAGGCACTGGTGGACAGCGCCTATGGAGATTTTCCGCTTCCCATCGGGGAGGGGCAGACCATTTCCCAGCCGTTTATCATTGCTGAAATGACCCAGGGTCTGGGCCTGACCGGTCAGGACCGCGTTCTTGAGATTGGCACGGGTTCCGGTTACCAGGCGGCCGTGCTGTCGCGTATTGTTTACAGGGTGTATACCATTGAACGCAATAATACCCTGTATCTGCGGACACGCAAATTGTTTGATCAGATGAAATATCATAATATCGTCACCCGCTACTCCGACGGCACCCAGGGGTGGAAAGCCGAAAGTCCCTTTGACGCCATCATGGTGACGGCCGGGGGGAATAAAATTCCTGAACCTTTGGTCGATCAGCTTGTGGAGGGTGGACGACTGATCATGCCCGTGGGCGGGCTGCATTCCCAGGAGCTTTTACGCATCGAAAAAACCAGTACCGGCATTAGAACTTTCAATCTGGGAGGGTGTCGTTTTGTTAAGCTCATTGGCGAACACGGATGGCCCTCGTAA
- a CDS encoding potassium channel protein — protein MKTTVFIAVIFFLLGTAGYMAIEGWGLLDAAYMTAITLSTVGFLEVHDMSDGGRLFTIFLIFTGVGYFLYLGGVFISSVVDGEIKNMLGRQRLNNKIKKMNNHYIVCGYGRIGRVLCKFVREDTQDIVVVEQSEELQDILEKDKMHYIIGDAGNEDVLEKAGINRAKALVAALATDTANVFLVLTARQLNPDIYIMARASSPEVRKKLYVAGATQVESPYDIGGVSMGLKLLRPTVSNFLNTALSRESDAIQIEEAFVPETSNYAGKPLKDSGIRQNYNLIIIAIKEKSGHMEFAPHFETIIHPRDTLIVMGKTEDLKAFRLALGNT, from the coding sequence ATGAAGACAACCGTATTTATCGCGGTTATATTTTTTTTACTCGGCACCGCAGGTTACATGGCCATTGAAGGCTGGGGGCTTTTGGATGCCGCATACATGACGGCCATTACCCTGAGTACGGTGGGCTTTCTTGAAGTCCACGATATGTCCGATGGCGGGCGATTGTTCACCATTTTCCTTATCTTTACAGGCGTAGGGTACTTTCTTTATCTGGGCGGCGTTTTTATCAGTTCGGTGGTGGACGGTGAAATTAAAAATATGCTGGGGAGGCAGCGTTTGAACAACAAAATAAAAAAAATGAACAATCATTACATAGTCTGCGGGTACGGTCGCATAGGCAGAGTGCTGTGCAAGTTCGTACGAGAAGATACACAGGACATCGTTGTGGTGGAACAAAGTGAAGAACTCCAAGATATTCTTGAAAAGGATAAAATGCACTATATTATCGGGGACGCCGGAAATGAGGATGTCCTGGAAAAAGCCGGAATCAACCGGGCAAAGGCTTTGGTGGCGGCACTTGCAACGGACACTGCCAATGTATTCCTGGTGCTCACGGCAAGACAGCTTAACCCAGACATATATATTATGGCCCGGGCATCAAGCCCCGAGGTGAGGAAGAAACTTTATGTGGCCGGTGCCACCCAGGTGGAATCCCCCTATGATATCGGCGGGGTTTCCATGGGCTTGAAATTGTTGCGACCGACGGTTTCCAATTTTTTGAATACAGCCCTGTCCCGGGAAAGTGATGCCATACAAATTGAAGAGGCGTTTGTTCCGGAGACATCAAACTATGCCGGAAAACCCCTTAAGGATTCCGGTATTCGACAAAATTACAACTTGATCATCATCGCAATCAAAGAAAAATCAGGGCACATGGAGTTTGCTCCCCATTTTGAAACCATTATTCACCCCCGGGACACATTGATTGTCATGGGGAAGACCGAAGACTTAAAAGCATTCAGGCTTGCACTTGGTAATACATGA
- a CDS encoding 5-formyltetrahydrofolate cyclo-ligase, which translates to MDEAKSGKNGVLSQVAERMNALSPEQIEEKYNIIENKLFEFANFLESHQVFLYPPGSKEIPTEKIIRKAMDIEKSIILPVFTDVKNTFLLYKISNFDKDLVSNAHDMLEPNPERCKKIALDDVDIAIIPGLAFDDKGGRMGFGNNYYSKLITKLPETCRKVALAYEEQIVDQIQMESRKYTVDIIITDTRVIYKI; encoded by the coding sequence ATGGATGAAGCTAAAAGCGGTAAAAATGGTGTGTTAAGCCAGGTGGCCGAGCGTATGAACGCCCTGTCCCCGGAGCAGATCGAAGAGAAATATAATATTATTGAAAATAAGCTTTTTGAATTTGCAAACTTTTTAGAATCCCATCAGGTGTTTCTATACCCGCCCGGAAGCAAAGAAATTCCTACTGAAAAGATCATACGTAAAGCCATGGATATTGAAAAAAGTATTATTTTACCGGTGTTTACGGATGTTAAAAATACTTTTCTTTTGTACAAGATAAGTAATTTTGACAAGGACCTGGTGTCCAACGCCCATGATATGCTTGAGCCCAATCCCGAGCGGTGCAAGAAAATAGCCCTGGATGATGTGGACATTGCCATTATCCCGGGGCTGGCCTTTGATGACAAGGGCGGGCGCATGGGATTCGGGAATAACTACTATTCAAAGCTGATTACAAAATTACCTGAAACCTGCCGCAAGGTCGCTTTGGCGTATGAAGAGCAGATTGTGGACCAGATTCAGATGGAATCAAGAAAATATACGGTGGATATCATTATTACCGATACCCGGGTAATCTATAAGATTTAG
- the serS gene encoding serine--tRNA ligase, with product MLDLKLIKNDLDTVVQGMKKRRADIDFSPFLENEEKRKAILVDIEELRHLRNTVSDEIAKMKKSGQDAQPSIDKMKGVSEQIKEMDKKLNELDAWIKAFLINIPNLPHEDVPEGKDDTENRHEKTWGTPISFDFQIKDHADIAENLGILDLKCAAKLAGSRFPLYIGAGARLERALINFMLDVHITEHGYKEVLPPFIVNRETMTGTGQLPKFEEDLFKLEGWDYYLIPTSEVPMTNIPAGEILDESKLPIKYTAFTPCFRSEAGSYGKDTKGLIRQHQFNKVEMVKITHPETSFDELESLLANAEDILQRLELPYQVVTLCTGDLGFSATKTYDIEVWMPGQDKYREISSCSNCLDFQARRANIRFRRENAKKPEFCHTLNGSGLAVGRTFAAILENYQMEDGTVKVPKALVPYMGGLEVIEHES from the coding sequence ATGCTTGATCTAAAATTGATTAAAAACGACCTGGATACTGTTGTCCAGGGCATGAAAAAACGTCGGGCAGATATTGATTTTTCCCCATTTCTAGAAAATGAGGAAAAGAGAAAAGCCATCTTAGTTGATATTGAGGAGTTACGCCACCTAAGAAATACTGTTTCCGATGAAATAGCAAAAATGAAGAAATCCGGCCAGGACGCCCAACCCAGTATAGATAAGATGAAAGGCGTTTCTGAGCAAATCAAGGAAATGGACAAAAAACTCAATGAACTGGATGCCTGGATTAAGGCATTTCTTATCAATATCCCCAACCTGCCCCATGAAGATGTCCCCGAGGGCAAGGATGACACCGAGAACAGACATGAGAAAACATGGGGAACGCCTATATCCTTTGATTTCCAGATCAAGGATCATGCTGATATTGCAGAAAATTTAGGTATTCTCGATCTTAAATGTGCAGCAAAACTTGCCGGTTCCAGATTTCCTTTGTACATCGGTGCCGGCGCGCGCCTGGAACGGGCGTTGATTAACTTCATGCTGGACGTTCACATCACCGAGCACGGGTATAAGGAAGTGCTGCCGCCGTTTATCGTCAACAGGGAAACCATGACCGGCACAGGCCAGTTGCCAAAATTCGAAGAAGATCTTTTTAAACTTGAAGGCTGGGATTACTACCTGATTCCCACATCAGAAGTACCCATGACCAACATCCCGGCAGGAGAGATTCTGGATGAATCCAAACTGCCGATCAAATACACGGCGTTCACACCCTGTTTCAGATCCGAAGCAGGTTCCTACGGCAAAGACACCAAAGGCCTGATCCGCCAGCACCAGTTCAACAAGGTGGAAATGGTGAAAATCACCCATCCGGAAACCTCATTTGATGAGCTTGAATCCTTGCTGGCCAATGCCGAAGATATTCTCCAGAGGCTTGAACTGCCCTACCAGGTGGTTACCCTGTGCACCGGGGACCTGGGATTTTCCGCCACCAAAACCTATGATATTGAGGTGTGGATGCCCGGCCAGGATAAATACCGGGAGATCTCCTCATGTTCCAACTGCCTTGATTTCCAGGCCAGGCGGGCAAACATCCGGTTCAGGCGGGAAAACGCAAAAAAACCTGAGTTCTGCCACACCCTGAACGGTTCCGGACTGGCCGTGGGCAGAACCTTTGCAGCAATTCTTGAAAACTATCAAATGGAAGACGGAACCGTTAAAGTGCCCAAGGCACTGGTACCGTATATGGGAGGCTTAGAAGTAATTGAACACGAATCTTGA
- the thrC gene encoding threonine synthase produces MNTNLDLFPEDIRPHIIPSPKGEMYYKCLGCGAEYGIEELLYVCPACNQVLLIHDRNKDQLKALSGETWQKIFDYRKMLKIPALKGIYRYHEFIGPSIPLESIIYLGEGHTPMVEANAQLQEKTGVKFYYKNDGQNPSASFKDRGMASALSSIKYLIDQGLVSDVISVCASTGDTSASAALYASYLGSQVKSAVLLPHKKVTSAQLAQPLGSGARVFEIPGVFDDCMKVVEHLSSSYPVALLNSKNAWRILGQESYSYEIAQDFDWDMDKKVVMVPIGNAGNISAVMNGFLKFYNTGIIKTLPKIIGVQSEHADPVYKYYLEPDESKREFTPVQTQPSVAQAAMIGNPVSMPRVIQIAREYDAASGHRNVFVVQVKEQQIMDWQLTANQNGHITCTQGGECLAGMVEAKALNLLEKDETVILDATAHAIKFSGFQDLYFKGELADAYGISSDSRFINLPDLVSPDDPDLVPSQEKPLAPSQFEKFVKDVSKKIATRLGL; encoded by the coding sequence TTGAACACGAATCTTGATTTATTCCCGGAAGATATCAGACCGCATATCATCCCTTCGCCCAAGGGGGAGATGTACTATAAATGCCTTGGCTGCGGTGCCGAATACGGTATTGAAGAACTTTTATACGTGTGCCCGGCGTGCAACCAGGTACTGCTGATCCATGACAGAAACAAAGATCAGCTCAAGGCCCTTTCCGGCGAAACCTGGCAGAAAATATTTGATTACCGCAAAATGCTTAAGATCCCGGCGCTTAAAGGGATTTACCGGTACCACGAATTCATCGGCCCCAGCATCCCCCTTGAATCCATCATCTACCTGGGTGAAGGCCACACCCCGATGGTGGAAGCCAACGCCCAACTCCAGGAAAAAACCGGGGTAAAGTTCTATTACAAAAACGACGGCCAGAACCCGTCTGCCTCCTTTAAAGACAGGGGCATGGCATCCGCCCTGTCCAGCATAAAATATCTGATCGACCAGGGATTGGTTTCCGATGTGATCTCAGTATGCGCCTCCACCGGGGATACCTCGGCATCGGCAGCCCTTTATGCCTCCTATCTGGGGTCCCAGGTAAAATCAGCCGTACTTTTGCCCCATAAAAAAGTCACCTCCGCCCAGCTGGCCCAACCCTTGGGAAGCGGGGCCAGGGTATTTGAAATCCCAGGGGTTTTTGATGACTGCATGAAAGTTGTGGAGCATCTCTCCTCAAGTTATCCTGTGGCACTGCTCAACTCCAAAAACGCCTGGCGGATACTGGGCCAGGAGTCTTACTCCTATGAGATTGCCCAGGATTTTGACTGGGATATGGACAAAAAAGTAGTCATGGTACCCATCGGAAATGCCGGTAATATTTCAGCGGTCATGAACGGCTTTTTAAAATTTTACAACACCGGTATCATCAAGACGCTGCCGAAAATCATCGGAGTTCAGTCCGAACATGCAGATCCAGTATACAAATACTATCTTGAACCCGATGAAAGCAAACGCGAATTTACCCCGGTCCAGACCCAGCCAAGCGTGGCCCAGGCCGCCATGATCGGAAACCCCGTGTCCATGCCGCGGGTCATTCAGATTGCCCGGGAATATGATGCGGCCAGCGGCCACAGAAACGTGTTTGTGGTCCAGGTGAAAGAGCAGCAGATCATGGACTGGCAGCTTACGGCCAACCAGAACGGACATATCACCTGCACCCAGGGCGGTGAGTGCCTTGCAGGCATGGTTGAGGCAAAGGCATTAAATCTTTTAGAAAAAGACGAAACCGTAATCCTGGATGCCACGGCACATGCCATCAAATTTTCCGGTTTCCAGGATCTCTATTTTAAAGGAGAACTGGCTGACGCCTACGGTATTTCATCTGACAGCCGGTTTATTAATTTACCGGATCTTGTTTCACCCGATGACCCGGACTTGGTTCCGTCCCAGGAAAAACCCCTGGCGCCATCCCAATTTGAAAAATTCGTAAAGGATGTATCAAAAAAAATCGCCACCCGTTTAGGGCTTTGA